In one window of Scyliorhinus canicula chromosome 17, sScyCan1.1, whole genome shotgun sequence DNA:
- the LOC119951363 gene encoding zinc finger protein 239-like: MEKPFKPWICGDCGKRYSFPSELETHRRSHTGERPFTCSQCGKGFTELSSLHTHQRVHTGEKPFTCPQCGKGFSFSSTLQKHQRVHTGEKPFTCTQCGKGFRHSCTLQKHQRIHTGEKPFTCSQCGKGFSQLSHLQVHGRIHTGERPFTCSQCGKGFSDSSHLLTHQRIHTGERPFSCSQCGKGFTQLSNLQTHQRVHTGERPFSCSQCGKGFTQISTLQTHQRVHTGERPFTCSQCGKGFIDSSHLLRHQRIHTGEWPFVCPQCGKGFSDSSTLQSHQRVHTGERPFTCSQCGKGFTQLSNLQTHQRIHTGERPFSCSQCGKGFTQFSNLQTHQRVHIESM, encoded by the coding sequence atggagaaaccattCAAACCGTGGATATGTggtgactgtgggaagagatacAGCTTCCCATCAgaactggaaactcatcgacgcagtcacactggggagcggccattcacctgctctcagtgtgggaagggattcactgagctATCCAGCCTGcatacacaccagcgagttcacactggggagaagcctttcacctgccctcaatgtgggaagggattcagtttttcatccaccctgcagaagcaccagcgagttcacactggggagaagccgttcacctgcactcagtgtgggaaaggattcagacaTTCATGCACtctgcagaaacatcagcgaattcacactggggaaaagccttttacttgctctcagtgtgggaagggattctctcaATTATCCCACCTGCAAGTACATGGGCGAATTcataccggggagaggccattcacctgctctcagtgtgggaagggattcagtgattcatcccacctattgacacaccagcgaattcacactggggagaggccattctcctgctctcagtgtgggaaaggatttactcaattaTCCAACCTGCAAACACatcagcgcgttcacactggggagagaccattctcctgctctcagtgtgggaaaggatttactcaaatATCCACCCTGCAAacacaccagcgcgttcacactggcgagaggccattcacctgctcccagtgtgggaagggatttattgattcatcccaTCTATTGAGACACCAGCGTATTCACACCGGGGAGTGGCCATTCGTCTGtcctcaatgtgggaagggattcagtgattcatccaccttgcagtcacaccagcgagttcacactggggagaggccattcacctgctctcagtgtgggaagggattcactcaattatctaacctgcagacacaccagcgaattcacactggggagcggccgttctcctgctctcagtgtgggaaaggatttactcaattctccaacctgcagacacaccagagagttcacattgAGAGCATGTGA